A stretch of Malus sylvestris chromosome 11, drMalSylv7.2, whole genome shotgun sequence DNA encodes these proteins:
- the LOC126589692 gene encoding uncharacterized protein LOC126589692 — protein MSNLNKLDFTALEVSGRNYLKWVQDVKLHLTAKNLRPAIKEATDKPVGEAEKATAMIFIRRHIHDALQTEYLAEEDPRALWVALADRFDHQKDIFLPEARHDWQHLRFQDFKSVNEYNSEVCRIRSLLKFCNETLTEEDLLEKTYSTFSASNIVLQQQYRAQKFTKFSDLISVLLLAEKQNQLLMKNHQARPTGATAVPEAHYSTNQHPKRQKRRGKGGHKPSHQGQQSQGPSKGGNKAQKRPNLAPKAPNFKNKGKAPATMNDDMCYRCGSKDHWSRICRAPKKVVDAYHSRRTKFESNFLQVDEPETTKMEVSDFQEDTTPMED, from the coding sequence atgtcgaacttgaacaaactcgacttcaccgctttggaggtttctggaaggaactacctcaagtgggttcaagatgtgaagctccacctcactgcaaagaacttgcgtcctgctattaaagaagcaacagataaacctgttggcgaggctgaaaaagccactgctatgatcttcatccgaagacatatccatgacgctctacaaactgagtaccttgctgaggaggatccacgtgcattatgggtcgctttggctgatcgtttcgatcaccaaaaggacatattcttgcctgaagcaagacacgactggcagcacttgcgcttccaagactttaagtctgtgaatgaatataattctgaagtttgtcgaatccgatcacttctcaagttttgcaatgaaactttgactgaagaggatctcctggagaagacctactcgaccttctctgcttctaatattgtcctgcagcaacaatatagagctcagaagttcactaagttctcggatttgatctctgttttacttcttgctgaaaagcagaaccagctgttgatgaagaatcatcaagctcgacctactggggctactgctgtgcctgaagcacattatagcactaatcagcacccaaaacgccaaaagaggcgtggtaagggcggccataagccatcccaccaaggtcaacagagccaaggcccatccaaaggaggaaacaaagcccagaagcgcccaaacctcgctcccaaggccccgaacttcaagaataagggcaaagcacctgccacaatgaatgacgatatgtgctatcgttgtggttccaaggaccattggtcccgtatttgccgtgctcccaagaaggttgtggatgcatatcattctcgtcgtacgaagtttgaatcaaacttcctgcaagtggacgaaccggagactacaaagatggaggtttctgattttcaggaggataccactcctatggaagattag